From one Bos indicus x Bos taurus breed Angus x Brahman F1 hybrid chromosome 7, Bos_hybrid_MaternalHap_v2.0, whole genome shotgun sequence genomic stretch:
- the LOC113896384 gene encoding olfactory receptor 7A17-like — translation MQPGNDTWISGFLLLRFSEEPEVQPLIFGLFLSMYLLTVFGNLLIILAVSSDANLHTPMYFFLSNLSFVDICFTSTTIPKMLWNIQTQNKAITYEGCITQIYFFTLSAVLDIFLLTVMAYDRFVAICHPLHYTVIMNPRLCALLVLMSWIICLLNSLLQSLMVLRLSFCTNLKIPHFFCELNQMIQLACSDTFLNNMVMYFAAVLMGGGPFTGVLYSYSKIVSCIRGISSLQGKYKAFSTCASHLSVVSLFYCTMLGVYLSSAGTHSSRSSATASVMYTVVTPMLNPFIYSLRNKDIKRALKAFFVKQTTK, via the coding sequence ATGCAACCAGGCAATGACACATGGATTTCAGGATTTCTTCTTCTGAGATTTTCAGAGGAACCAGAAGTGCAGCCTCTCATATTTGGGCTTTTCTTATCCATGTACCTGCTCACTGTGTTTGGAAACCTGCTCATTATCTTAGCCGTCAGTTCAGACGCCAACCTCCACACCcctatgtacttcttcctctccaacctgtcctttgtagacatctgtTTCACCTCCACTaccatcccaaagatgctgtggAACATCCAAACCCAGAATAAAGCTATAACCTATGAAGGCTGCATCacacagatttattttttcacCCTCTCTGCAGTGTTGGACATTTTTCTCCTGaccgtgatggcctatgaccgctttgtggccatctgccaccccctgcACTACACAGTCATCATGAACCCCCGGCTCTGTGCACTTCTGGTTCTAATGTCCTGGATCATATGTCTCCTGAATTCCTTGTTACAAAGCTTAATGGTATTGCGACTATCCTTCTGCACAAACTTGAAAATCCCCCACTTTTTTTGTGAACTCAATCAAATGATCCAACTTGCCTGTTCTGACACCTTTCTTAATAACATGGTGATGTATTTTGCAGCTGTCCTGATGGGTGGTGGTCCTTTCACTGGTGTCCTTTACTCTTACTCTAAGATAGTTTCTTGCATACGTGGAATCTCATCACTTCAGGGGAAGTATAAAGCATTCTCTACCTGTGCATCTCACCTCTCAgttgtttccttattttattgtacAATGCTAGGGGTGTACCTTAGCTCTGCTGGGACCCACAGCTCACGATCAAGTGCAACTGCCTcagtgatgtacactgtggtcacacccatgctgaaccccttcatctacagtctgagaaataaagatataaagagggCTCTGAAAGCATTCTTTGTGAAGCAAACTACGAAATGA